The sequence agggacctcaaggaccatgaatctccaacctcccgccacaggcagggccaccaacNNNNNNNNNNNNNNNNNNNNNNNNNNNNNNNNNNNNNNNNNNNNNNNNNNNNNNNNNNNNNNNNNNNNNNNNNNNNNNNNNNNNNNNNNNNNNNNNNNNNccatccctggaggtgttcaaggccaggttggatggggccctgggcagcctgggctggtattaaatgtggaggttggtggccctgcatgtgatGGGGAGGTTGGAccttcatgatccttgaggtcccttccaacctgggccatcctgtgattctgtgattcatgagGATGGTGATTGTGTGGCCACAGGGCTCTGCTGTCACCAAGGGCCGTTATTATGAAGTTTTCTgatagctgctgctttctgacaTGTGTTGCTGTGCATGGAACTGTGATCTTCCCATGggattttctgctgttttgcagtTGGGCCAAAGCTTTTGCAGTACGTTGTGAAAGTCATTGCACAGACCGTGCAGTTACTGCACGCGATGCTGAGGATGGATCCGCCCTCCTATGTTCTCCTCCAGGTATGTCTGTGTGTGGGTAACGTTATTGGTGTTGCACTGCAATGCATTTTTAGCAGCCTTGGACACTGGCCTTCTCTAGCCAATAAATTCAACATCTCTGTTCATTAAGATCCTTTAATGGATTGTTAtctcctcctttttattttccttttctctgtttgatgttccttttctcctgtgctggtagatagcgataggacaagggagaatggttttaatctGAAAGATGAGCAAtgtagattagatattagggtAAAGCTGTTCACTGTAGGGCTGGTGTGGCcttggcacagattgcccagagaagttgtggatgctccatccctggaagtctTCATtggcaggctggatggggctctgggcactGACGgggtgctggcagagctgcccagggaagggCTGCTGAAACTCAGTCATCTCTGAAGTCCTTTCCAAGCCATTCTGTTACAATTCTAGTTAAGTGTTTGTCACTCGACCTGAGTCTtagaatattttcctcttttttattaaacagaATCCTCCGGGTTTGCCCAGTATAGCTGTTGCCTGGGTTGCCTGTCTTTTCTGGAGAAGCAAGCTGATAATTGATTGGCACAATTATGGATACACTATCATGAGTCTGAATCATGGAAGGAATCACCCACTAGTGCTCATTGCAAAATGGTAATTACTTCTCTTTATTAATTATGTCCCTTTGCAGGACTTGGAACAATGGGAAGTAGGGAGGAGAACAGATTAGCAAAGGTTTGTTTCCATGAACAAGTTCTGGATTTTGCTATgttgaattttcatttcagtaaaagTGTTCTTTCATATGCTTTTGTTAAAGACTTAGGAAGGTGTTGGTAGTTGGAATTCTGCAGAATACACTAAAGATTCTGTCTAGGTGAATTTCTTCTGTATGTATGTAGCTTGAAGGAATTAGattgttttctaaataatttgTGAGCAACTTCTACAGAttcctttcttttactttctacTACATACTGCAAGACATTCAGCTTAAGAGTTAGGAAGTATTCTTGTATATATGCAGGATAAAGTGCAGAAAGCACGTTTTGTTCTAAGAAGAATAGGCTgtaacaaaaaaaccccaaatattaattaaatttaGGTGATGGTACCCAATACAGTGCGTGCTCATGCCCTGTGAGCTAcctagaaaaagggaaatgaagtcATTAGAAACCTTTGTCTTTAGGTTGGTGTGTGAATGCTGCAAGAACTAAAAGATTTGCTGATGTGGTTTAAACATGTTCCCATTAGTTGAACCTGTTTGGTGAAGTAAGTGGAGTGCATATGCAAACTTGGATCTTACTGCCGTAACTTTGTCCAGCgtggtgttttttattttaatttcttattctctAATACTGCTTTAAACTCCAGTCcatctttaaaggtcattttgtttcttgctgaATCAAGGTGACTACTTCTTGGTAACAGCTTTAGAGAGTTGTGTTCTTAGGCTTTAAAGGACAAGGAATCACACATATCCCTTCTCATGAACTGATATCGCTGTAGTATAACAGTACAAGGAGTAGATGTGTAATTGTTAATTAAACTGAAGTTATTGGGAGCAGTTGagattcttttgtttttgtttggcttttagTTAGCATCAGTGCTGGAGGGAAGGTACTGCGTGTGTGTTGGGGTTGCCTTGGGTTCTTagtaaattttaatttctgccAGGTATGAGAAGCTCTTTGGGCGTTTGTCTGACTGTAACCTGTGTGTCACTGATGCCATGAAGGAAGATCTGTGGGTGAATTGCAACATCAAGTGAGTTTAATACTTGTAATGTTACGTGTGTGTGCTCAAAGCAACATGAAAGCATACAGCCCTGGTGAGCCTGGGCCCAGAGTAATGCTAGAGAAGCAACAGTCAGGAcaattttgtcttgtttttatgGTTGTGTTTCATCTACCTAAGAGGGACATCCTTTGTACAGGATTTTTTGTTGGATCTGATGTTTATTTAACTGGTGAATTTATTCCATTACAGGGCAGTAACACTGTATGACAGGCCAGCTTCTTATTTTAAGGAAACACCATTAGAAGTTCAGCATCAGTTGTACATGAAGCTTGCCAAAGACTATGAACCATTTAAACCACAGCATGTGTAAGTAAAGCCTGCAGTTACAGTCCTTAACTAAATGGCACAAGGTTATGGCATTTAGTCACAGAAATACCTTTAGATGGAGGCGTAAGCTCCTGCATATCAACAGGTGCTGGTCTTTGTGTGCTTTTGGCCAGGAGTAGATACTGTGCAAGTGCATTTAATTACCACTGGAGAGGCCAGAATGAATGAAATCATTGAACTGTGATAGCACATGGCTTGGTGTGTAAACTAAgtggggttgtttgtttgtttgctgtaaATGTTGGCACGTAGGGAGACTGTAACAATTTCTGAAGTGTAAAAGTAGTTAACTAACTCCTGCTGGACTAGTTGGCAGTGATTGGATGCCACATTCATAGCATTAATTTAGGAGTTGTCTTAGTAATGAGCTCTCCATTCTTTTCATATGGAGAGTTTTCAAGGTCTTGCTCTAAGCATTAAGCATTTTCTTCTGGTTATGTGCAGGACATCTGCTGTAATGGACAGCTTAACAGGCAGCTGCTATACCAAACTAATGCCTGAAATGAAGGGGGAATCCACAGTACATAACAGCTTCCTTTTTGGCAGTGCCAACCATTGGTTGTGTAGGTTCTGACTTTAATTAAAGAAATGCATCGTTGGCTGTTGCCCTCTAATGCGTATTTGAGACAGAGCTGGAGAGACAGTTGAGAAAGCTGCCTTAAGGAGAACACAGCATGAAAATATGGGGATATGCTTATAGCAGTAGGAGAGGTTAACACAATCTCCTGCCATCAGGGATGTCTCTGCAGTAATGACTGTTACCAGAGAAGTCGTGTTGCAAATCTGAAACCAAGTGCTTGGAAATTCATGCCTCTGAAGCAttgcatttccttctctgttggGCTGTGTTTGTGTAGTCCATATTCAGAAAGTTCTGTTTGTGCAGTACAGAGTCTGTCAGTTGGAATGCTGAGAGGTCTGCCTTTACAGAAAGGGATGAGAAGAGTGGGGCTGTGATGAAAAGCAGAGGACGGCCAGCTCTTCTcatcagcagcaccagctggaCAGGTTTGTAAACTGTTAATTTTGAATATATTGGCActttttcataaaagaaaattagGTCTGTTTGTACTTCCCCACACTGGACACTTGCCATGCTGTATTTCCATCACAAGTATATAATTGTAGACTTTCAAAAATGAGCATAATTGCAGCACATTTTTAACAGGAATAGCATATTCCATACTTAAATCTTTGAGATGTAATTGATTATAAATGCTAAAAACATGGATGTTGCTAATAAGGCCCTTTCTTTCAGAGGATGAAGACTTTTCAGTCCTTCTGAAGGCATTGGAAGGTGAGTACAAGGAATGCCTCTCATCTGTACAAAGGGAGGTGCTTTTTTGCTGGATAGTTGGCGAGGGCTTTTTCTAAATAATACTGCCGCTGTATTCAAAAGTGCAGGTGTGTGTGATTGGCTTGCAGTGGTTTAAGAGTAGGAGCTGACATAAGAAATGAGGCATCTGAATTCAACTCAGAGTGGTGTTGTGGGGAAATTATATTTCTCACTTGTAAattgcagtttattttctgagCTCTGGGTTTACTCTCCACAGGCTGCTGATAATAGGAAGGAAGGGAATATGCGTTGTCTCTTTAGAAACTACAGCTGCAGTTTCTAAATTCATGTAATGAAATGGCCAATATGGCCTAgtcaaagaaatgttttatggttaatgctttttaaacatactgtaatttatttctatAGAGGTTTGTGGCTTTAATATGTGAGAACATACAACTGTTTGGTGAGACAAATGTTTATGAAGAAATTACTTGATGTAGGAAGCTGAATTATTTGCACAGGGTGACCCTTTATGATCAGCCATCCATTTACTTGTTGGGTTTTTGTCTTCCCCAGATTATGAGCAGTATATCAGTGAGGGAGTCAAGCTTCCAGCTTTAGTATGTGTGATAACAGGTAATGCTTTCTTCGTGttgtaattctttctttttgctttctgctaaTAGAGGTGTTCACTTTTGTCCTGTTTGCTCTGATGTTGAAGGGAGAGGAGGTTGTGTTGTCTTTATCTGACTGGAAGTCAGAGTGGTAATTTATAGTTGGATTCTTACAGCAATGTAACCATGGTATGTTTTTAAAGAGGAGAGGCTCTCACCTGCTTATCTCACAGCTGTGGGTTGCACCACGCTCAGCATTCAACCTTGACATCTTTAGCATCAAGATCctgcagcaaaagaaacatGAAGGCTGATGTTTGGAATGTTTTAAGCAGAAAAGTTTTCTTACTGCTGACAAAAAGGCTTAAAACAAAGTTTTGCAAANNNNNNNNNNNNNNNNNNNNNNNNNNNNNNNNNNNNNNNNNNNNNNNNNNNNNNNNNNNNNNNNNNNNNNNNNNNNNNNNNNNNNNNNNNNNNNNNNNNNCCCTGGAAGCAGCCATTGGGAAGGGCCTCGTTTGAGCTGGGagctctccccagcccagcttttctgctgagactcCTTCCAGCAACCCCGCAGCACCAAGCCCAGCTCACCTCTTTGTCCAGGTCAGTCTGGGCTGTGCCCAGgtcacacacacgccgcagcggtgcttctGAGAGCTCTCCAAGGATGATCCTTCCAAGGACCGCTCAGAGCTCAGTCTctgtgtgcagcacgctcaccagagcaccagctctgctcaccagctgagGGCCAAACCCACCCACCCCAGCAACGATTGTGACCTCAGCACGGTTCCGCATCACTTCTGCGCTTTCATTATAAGCAAAGGAAGCGGACGCCTCCTAGATCCAAATTCTAAGAGACCGACACAAGGGGCACCCAGTGGGGTTATCTGAAGTAAGATAACAGAGAAATTAAGGTGACTCTTGGGCAGCCATCTCGGGTTGCCCTCTCGCTCGGCTCCACATGATTGGACCCGGGAGACGTTGCCTCCGGGCTGCCTCCAGCTTGGAGGCTGGATGAATTTGAGCTTCCAATCAATCAGCAAGCTCTgggaggagccagccctctggtttttaCGAGGACAGACACGTCCTACTTGGGAAGCCAGCCCGGCGAAGGCAGAACAGCTCTGGTcgtgggctgcagcactgcactgccagGCGCCGCTCAAACACCCGggctgcatttcctcctgggctCCCGCGCATGCTCTGACTCTCCTGCAGGTTTCTGCAGgttttgtggcttcctgctgggGAGCTCCTCACGTTCTTCTGCAACTGTCCCCCGACATCATTACTGCCGCCTCTGGTAGCACACCAGGAGATGCCTCAGAGTTCATTAGCCTGGACTTCCtgcctcccatcagcagctgctcctgcaccgACCTTCATTCACAGTGTGATAGCGGCCACTTCCAGCACGAGCTGCCCTGCAGGGCAGAGCAAGGAAacgtgggattagcacaaacACGGAAGCCCGaggctgtgtcaccaccacCTATTGCAGtcttgggaagtcagctgcaaccCTCTAGCCTTTGTCTGAATTAAAACGGGCACCTTAAATTTTAAGTGGGACCTCTGAGCTGAATAATTGCCACAATCAGAAATAGACACTGAAATCGCTTGCTGaactgtaggtggttacctccaaattctgttcttttggGAAAATATGGGCTTGGAATTGAAGGATATTAGAAAAACGGAATCCACTTCACTGTAGGTGGTAAGAGTTGGAAGTCGGACTCTGAGAAGAGAAGGTTTTCAACTCCTTGTAAGGCACAAAGTGATGGGATGATTTCCCATGCCTGCAGAAAGCCTGATCTGCTCTGCACCAGGTGGCTGAGTGAAACAAAAGCTGTGCTGCCCATTCAGAAGCACGTGGGGCACGGGCATGGAGCGGTTACACACCAGCACGTGGGATGTGAACGTTCCTTGGGCACTTTTTCCCCATCAGAAGGGAAATCCCTTTTCTGTCATGCCGTATCCCTACCCGTCCTCAAGGGTTGTGGGAAGGCTGCAGAGGCTCTGCACAGGAGAGTGTAATTTCTCCTCGGTTGGTGCAGGATATGGTGTGACCTCTGGGAGCAAAGCAGCATAACGAATGTTGCTGCGTCCCAGTGCATCAGCCGCCCTGCCTTGAACTTACTTTTGCTACCTGATAAAAGTGATATAAACAAAACCAGTCTGCAGGCAAAGCTCCACAGTACAGAAAAAGGAACTCTAAAGCCTGTGACACTTTTGAGGTGAGAGGGAATTCCAAAATCCAACTGAAAGATTCAGTTTCCTCTATTGTTTTCCTTGCCTTTTCTCAGGGACTGAGGCATGTCCCTGAGGGTGCAAGCACCTAAACCTGCTTTCTTGCACTGGAGGTGTTGCATGGGACTGGGAAATGATTCCTGTGAGCTGTCAGATTGTCCTGGGATGGATGTATGAAAGTATTGCAGCAAGAAGAGCCACATCATAACTCACTTGTAACTTGGTCCTGTTCTGTGGGAGAGGATGCCTTCCCTTGCTAGTTTAACCACAGGTATGCTGCTGTGGTTCACAGAAAGCCTGACTGCCAGCTTCAGTGCCAGGAAATGTCTCTGGACTTTAAATGTCAGCTAATACACTCAGTACATCAGTCCAACAGCCCAATGTCGATCTTCCTCCTCAGCTTCGATGCAGTTCTCGTGGCTGCCATCACAAGGGGGACCTTCTTGCTCATAGAGAGGAGAAAGACTGTCCATCTGCAATTCAAAGTAGAATGCTGTAAGCGTGTGCAGTGTTTTTGAGGAAAGCACTGAGAAATCATTTCTTAGAGCACTACTCTGGCAGGGGTGTGTGCATGTGCGGAGTGCTCAGGTGAGCAGACTGTCACACCTGGGGACGAAAGGCAAAGGGGGGTCTGCAGGTTGGAAATgaagggctgtgcagaggaaggGCTGTATGTTTCTGCCTGCTCTGAGTCCTGACCAATAAATACATTGAGTGTGTTTATCCATCTCCGTGGGATGGTGGTGCAGGTGCTGGGTTGGCACACTGACAGGGCCAGGCTGTGAATGCTGGCAGGCAGGGACTGGGGAGAATGGGGAGAGGAAATCTGTGTGCGGAACCATTCCAGTTCGGTGTAAAAGCCGTGGCCCAGGCAATACATTTCCTGTAGGCGGTGCTGAAGATGGATCCACCTTCCTGTATTCTTGTTTGGTTGTGTTTTGTGTGTAGGTAATGTTAACGGTGCTGCGTTTCATCACGTTTTTGTCAGTCTTGGACACTGGCAGATTTGTGTTTGAGCGTGTGAAGGTCCCTTAGAGCAATGCAAGCTCATTCTTtgggttttccttttctcttaattGCTCAGTGTTTgtcactcacacacacacagccttaatcgccctttttctgttagtgATTAAACACCTATCTCCCAAGTTAACACCAGGAGCCCTCCTGGTCAGGCAGGAAGGGGGCGCTCTGCCCGGCCGGGCTCCCCAAGATGGCGGCCGGCGGTGCCGCTCTGGCCGCGTTGGTGGCGCTGGTGGCGGTGACGGCGGTGCTGTGGCNNNNNNNNNNNNNNNNNNNNNNNNNNNNNNNNNNNNNNNNNNNNNNNNNNNNNNNNNNNNNNNNNNNNNNNNNNNNNNNNNNNNNNNNNNNNNNNNNNNNGAGTAGCTGCTGttctcagagaagttgtggatgccccattcctggaggtattcaggGCCTGGCTGGCTGGGTTTCCAGGCAGTTGAATCTTGTGGCCGCCACCCCTGGCCACAGTAGGACATGTGGAACACCGGATGGTCTTTGAGGGCTGCTCCTCCCTTCCCTGGGCGCTGCTGAGCCTGATCCCAAGTACGGAAACACAGTGCTCCTGAAGAGAGCGTTCCCTTGAAGGTTACGAGTGACCTTGGGCGTTTTTAACAGCACAGCATTCATGGACAAAATCTGTGTACATCTAATCACAAGAGAAAATTTCCACAAGTCCCCTGTGAGACATCCGCTGCCTTCGGAGGAAACAGAAGAGCTGTAGACCGTTTGAAATTTCTACCATTACTACAAGAGCAATGTAAACCTTCCTTATGCACtactgctgttgctgttgttcttaCCATTGGCAGTTTTCTGGCTGGGGGCTCATCGGTGTCCTCAGCAGCAGATGGTTgcatctgtgctgctttccGCTTCAGTCTCCGCATTGTGGGGAAGGTGGTCTTCCAGTCAATAGGCCTCCCGCGCACCTTGCGTCCATCTGGAGTAAAAGGAAGAGATTGCTGTGCCTCCAGAGAAATCCACGTTCTCGTATCATTCCCACACAGTGCTCTCTGTCTACCCACAGCACATCGAAAGGAACGAAGAAACCCAGGAGCTGCACTCAGTAATAGTCCAGGGCAAGGAAACTGACCCAGAACAATGCTAAGTGACAGCATTNNNNNNNNNNNNNNNNNNNNNNNNNNNNNNNNNNNNNNNNNNNNNNNNNNNNNNNNNNNNNNNNNNNNNNNNNNNNNNNNNNNNNNNNNNNNNNNNNNNNTTCCCCAAGAGACTGGGAGCTGCtagagaggatccagaggagccacagagatgatcagggggctgcagcacctccctacaaagacaggctgagggagctgggtttgttcagcctggagaaaagaaggctgcggggtgacctcattgctgccttcagtacctaaagggagcctacagacaggaggggaatcaactctgtgaaagggtagataactgcaggacaaggggaaatgatttgaagttgagggagggaagattgaggttggatgtcagggtGAAGTTCTTTatagagagtggtgaggtgctggaacagctgcccagagaggctgtggatccccgtccatccctggaggcgttcaaggccaggttggatggggccctgggcagcctgggctggtattaaatgtggaggttggtggccctgcatgtggcagggagttggagattcaggatccttgaggtcccttccaacctgggccattctgtgattttctgccTTGGATGCAATTTTTCTGATGTTGATCAGACTTCTAACACGTTGCCATGCTTGCCAGTGCAGTCACATGCAAGCACCCACTCCAGGAAACATTCTGCAGCAACAGAAAGAGCAGGGTCCTCACCTACAGCTAATACCATTTAGTGATATAGTAGTGCCAACACAGTAAACACGGGCGTAATTTAGCATGAAGGCACTTTTAATTTAACTTTGCCTAACAGCAGAGCAAGAGGAGAGCTGCTTCAGAGCTGAGCCGTCAGTCTGTGGCTGCTGGGATGTCGCCCATGCCTGAGTTCAGCCCCCTCCATGCACCCAAGGACTGGAGTCCCCTGGGGATAATCACTTATTTTTGGATGTACCATGCAGGATGCCCCAGCAGAAGACTGAGGAATATTATTGAAgtaagaacacttttttttttctctccccNNNNNNNNNNNNNNNNNNNNNNNNNNNNNNNNNNNNNNNNNNNNNNNNNNNNNNNNNNNNNNNNNNNNNNNNNNNNNNNNNNNNNNNNNNNNNNNNNNNNAGGGGTTCGGTTCGGGGCTGAGGGCTGCGGGAGGTGCTCCTCTGAGGGGCTGAGAGGGGAATTCCGCCCTAATCGTGGAGACGCGGGGAGCGGCGCTCGTAGCGTGCCGGAATACAGGTTGTGGAAGTTCAGGGCTGACCCCGGTGAGCTTCTATTGAATGCGTTGATGTATTTGGGTCGGTTCTATATTAAAGCTTCACCCCTCCCCCCCGCCCTGGGCTTTAGGGCTGGGTTAAACCATGCGTGTGCTGTTCGCCATTGGGGTGTGGGCAGGGAATGGGTCGCGTGGTGACACCGGCTGTGCAATGTGCTCAACACACCTGGGCCCGAGGAAAACACGGCTGTGAGCCTATGGGTCCCATCCGGCTCGGGGTGTGCTGTGAACCTGGacctgttgtgctgtgctgtcaggGCATCGCAGGTGGACTCGTCTCTGTGTTAAGCTGGGGCACATCTCTGCTCCTATGTTGGAGCTGTTGTGTGCGTGTAGCAGTAGAAAAGGCTCTATGTAACCCCTGTGGGTGAGGAGTGAGGTCTGCACCTCCA comes from Meleagris gallopavo isolate NT-WF06-2002-E0010 breed Aviagen turkey brand Nicholas breeding stock chromosome 16, Turkey_5.1, whole genome shotgun sequence and encodes:
- the LOC100548716 gene encoding chitobiosyldiphosphodolichol beta-mannosyltransferase-like; its protein translation is MLRMDPPSYVLLQNPPGLPSIAVAWVACLFWRSKLIIDWHNYGYTIMSLNHGRNHPLVLIAKWYEKLFGRLSDCNLCVTDAMKEDLWVNCNIKAVTLYDRPASYFKETPLEVQHQLYMKLAKDYEPFKPQHVTESVSWNAERSAFTERDEKSGAVMKSRGRPALLISSTSWTEDEDFSVLLKALEDYEQYISEGVKLPALVCVITGNAFFVL